The Daphnia magna isolate NIES linkage group LG3, ASM2063170v1.1, whole genome shotgun sequence genomic interval attaaATAGTGATACTATAACTACTATAATAGTGATAATAAATGggacaagaataaaaaaaggagaaaattaCGACTGAATAGTCACTATAGTAGGCGCATGTTTATGAGCATCGAATCATGTTTGTTTTCACGTTTATTCACATGTAAATACCGTACAACGATATTAAATAGGTAACAGGGACAAGGGTTCTGTCGGAAGGCAGAACTATTACAGGAACGTAATGTCTGGGAGCCATTATAACTGTCATCGATTTGCTTTgcttatcattttttttctgtatatAAATTAGCATTGGGCAGCACGCGGTACCTGGCGTGctaaatattttcttgacatATGTACATGTGCCGCAAAAAAAACTCAGTTCAACTGGGAAATGCTGACAAAGTAATGGCGAGAGTGTTGTGACATGGAAAGGTATAGTGACAAAAACGAGTTGAATTCTATCAAGTGCTATGAGGCTAAGATAATAACGCTGTTGCAAGTTAAAATGTATAGAAGCTAAGGGTCGGACAAAAGATTCGGagaacaaattttaaaaaaaatcaagtgaaATAAATTTTAGCGGGACCTTAAAGAATCGATGTGATCTATTAGATCCGtcgttttcaagtttaaaaaaaaaaaaaaaaagaatgagagAATACCTATTAGGTAAGGAATGGTTGGCCGCGTCTGTTAGACAGTTGCAGTCTAGTCTACGTTCTAGTCGGCAATTCTAGATCAGTAATATACCTGTGGTATTGATTTTGACATAAGGAAGTTGgcttaatttaatttacaTGCAAGACGTGAGCAGAAAAATTATTGTGAGTGTAAGGGGGAGGGTACAATTAGAATTATTTCATTGATGTActtttaccattttttttttttttttaaatattcaactTGAAATTGGACGTTACCGATTCAAGCGATCAGACTGTAATAGGACCggaacgaaaagaaaaaaatctaaagcgagcaggaaaaaacaaaaaaaataagggcGGGGGGATTGATGAAATTTTGACAATGGTTTCACCCATCGAGCGCTAATCGATCGGACGGGCATAACTACATTTGCTTTTTACATAGCGTATTCCAACAAATCTtcagttattattttttttgttctatgtTATTCGCTTCCGTAAACGAATCCCGTCAATGACAGATCCAGTGAACTAAGTATCTATTGCTTTCTGTTGTCTTTAGTCCGTAAATGGTGAGCCGGTTTGGAATTAAAATGATGCTGCTGACTTTGATGGTGTTGCATCATTCTTTGCATGAACAGGCTGGTGGGACGTAACTGAAAACGAGAACCCTCAGTTTCGGCGCGCGTCGTTTCCTCGTCTTCGGTGTCACGGAAGAGATCGTGATCTTCGAGAGTGGCCAACGTAGGCACTGGAGACGGTGTGGAACGATGGTTGGATGTCTGACTGTGGCCCAAGCGACTTGTGGATGGATTCAAAGTCCTGTGGTGCTTGCTGACCTGAAGAACTGTTGGATTGTATGGTATGCCATTCTTTACTGAATGATTGTTGACTCGAAAGACAGCCTCATCTGCCTGTTCTTCTTGGGAAGTGTGAACAGCCTGGACGGAATGCTGGTGTCGATGTCTTCGAGGGGATGATTCATCCATTAATTCGGTGAACGCATCACCATCGTCACTGCCGATGCTTTCCATGTCGTCGCTTCTGCCTCTGGCAGCATTTGATGGCACCTCGAACACGCTTTTACCTTCTGGCATTTCAATCAGGGTCAGCTCGAGGACAGGTGAGGCCACGTTGGCCGGATCGATGAGTTCGTCTGATCGTGTCGAACCTGTTGGCAAAAATGTAAATTAATTGACTGTCTATAAATATGTAGCCTAAACAGATGCACTTTGTGGGCAAATGGCTCTTGGGTGGACTTACTACTTTCTGGAGAGCAATTGCGCGGGCGGAAGAATTGAGTGATTGGTTTGCGCTGGCCGTCTGTGTCTTCGACTTCTATGACAAGTCCGAAATTGCGGCCACCCGAGGCAAGCCACCATCGAGCAGCCAGTTTGATATCCAACTTcatgtaattttcttctttagccAAAGCCATTTGTGAGTCCAagagcttcttcttctgaaCTGCAAATATcgaacaaaaaagagaaggaaatctATTATTTTGTTGATCGCAACACGGAAGGAAATATAAACATAGAGTATAGCCTACGTCTAACGTTACAATTTCATCAAGAGATCGTTTTGAAAGGCTAACACTTAgaaaaaatatagaagaaatgTATCCTTTACAATGGTTTAATATGGATTTCAAGGCCTAATATCACCTAATGTGCAATCACTGAATGCTTCATTTACAAAAGAATATGTCTTTCATACCACGATTTCGTTTCAAGGCGCGAGTATAATTGTGGACCGAAACTCGTATTTTCTCTTCGTAATGCAACGGAGGCTCGAAGAATGGTACGGCTTTCAGCGTTTGGAGAGTTGGTTCCAGGCTATCAGACGCCAGACCTGCATCTGCCGATTCTGCAGGCAAAGGAACCGATGGCATTGCCTCTCCCTGCAATACgaattagaaaaatttaacaaacGAAAGCTAATGGCTTTTCATCGCCAACTATATTATCTCTGGTGCCTGACCACCAtctgtttgtgttttgttttatttcaatttaccTCGGCGAATTTGAATAGACGCAACTTGGCCGCGGTGACGTAGAGTTGGTAGCCATGACGGGTTTGAGATTGTATACCGCTCAGGTTAAAGAATAAGTGAAGCGATAACGGTAAAGTGGCTCCTGTCGACCACATTTCTTCGTCTGTGTGTTTTGGGGTGTCACCTGCAATTTCGATAAAAGCCAAGAATGAAATTAGGCGAATGAACTCCCTCTGTGACTCGTATAATGTATCATACATGATGGCTGTATGTAGCGGGTACGTTCATAGAGGTCGGCTGTGGCTTCTGGACGCGAGAAATGCGAAAGAAACGGAGGAATCGGGCCGATACCGAGCGATGAGCCGCCTGACGGCATTTGAGGACGACCGTTTTGGTTGACAAAATCCAATATGTTGCGGATGACCTCCTGTTTCCGCTGAAAAGCCGACCTAAAAATCATAAAACTATCAGCAAAATTGCAAAACAACTAAATTGGTTGAAgaatacaaacacaaaataattttgtttctcattcaaacaaatcaaagccgAATCAAGTGTAAGGAAGCCAAAAACTATGAATTCTGCTTGCTTACAGGAAAGTGTGAAATCATTCAGAAAGATGAAAAAGCGGCCAAGATAAGACTATAGAGaagcacgttttttttttttttaattttaatcggAGCAGTCTGTGATTTTTTTATATTAGACGTTCGCTGGCTTTGTATGCATGGCTTGCATAAGTTGTATAGTGCATAGTTCTATATGGAGTCTCTATAGACTACCCAAAtctacagtcatgcttggaagtttctttagcaggctaatcggtctatatccttctatttctttttgatggaggggatactttggtgcctaccgtacccctttatgctattcctatttctctttctttgcaacccgcgaaaaaggtgcaacattaaatgtaggaaaattaactgaaacgtagaggaagagaagaatggaaagaaaacgagggtatggtaggcaccatagtatcccttccgtccaaacaaaatgaaaggatatagacccatttgcctgctaaagaaacttgcaagcatgactgtatacaTTTTCGAAATGCATTCATGCAGGCGTTTATGAGACATTCCAAAATTCTAAAGCAAGGGCTAGAGCAAAGAACGAGTTGCAACAAGAAAGTCTATGTATATAAGACAACAACAGCGTATGACCAACGTCATTGCCGTTGTTCTTTATTATGTTCAAGATGTTCGATTATTGGCAAAGAGGACACAATACTCAATTTTCATGCTGAAATGCATTCGTATGGAGgatgcattaaaaaaaaagacacttCTCTGCAATTAAGTTCGCACACGGTTAACCAACTTCATGGTCGTAAATTGCGGGATGAAACTTCCCAAAAGTTTAATAGGGTCCTTAAGATATGCTGATCAATTCATTAACGTTGGCTTCAAGAGCGCTTCCTtgtggttttctttttatgctGCTTGACTATCTTTTCGGCGTTTTTTTGGttagtgtttttcttttactacAAATATGATAATGTAGCTCACCGTTGAAAACGAAATATTAGAAATACAGTACACGAATTTTTGTTAATTACTTCATTTATTATCTTCCGGTATGCCGGCAAACCGATTTTCTCATTAACTTGTTCCCTACTTGCtttctgttgttttgttttgttttttttttttttactcggaAATACATAAAATATCCCACGAGCAGGTAAGTGGGCGCGTCGAATCGATCCAGCCATTCTTCAACTATAAGCTGATGACGAACCCTATACCTGAATCGACAACGAAAAGTGGACACCGAAGTGTAGTATATTGTTTCATTCATTCAGGAAAAGAAACACCGTGAAATTCGATCACAAGTTAATAATCAGACTTTGGCTTCTTGAGCCTCTACAATGGACGCATCGAGTGTCTTATATTCAACTGCTCTATAGTCTACATCGCACTCGACAAAGGTCTGTTAGgaggggaaaaataaaagctttTCCTTACATACCAACCACTtctatttgcatttttattaCGCTGGCCATTGCACCGAAGTATCTATACCTCTTGAAATTCGTTTGACGGGAACA includes:
- the LOC116935808 gene encoding uncharacterized protein LOC116935808 isoform X2 gives rise to the protein MLNIKRGRAKAVRMKTFAFASERVAAQCLICFVLALTVTECLPLFETATAASASSSTSPYVEDLLRLYNVSNEDVEASRQKQIAIRHSASVNHRHSPPSNRHQQHDQHLSSLHLPDAASPASSLDAQIIIHQRNRSAFQRKQEVIRNILDFVNQNGRPQMPSGGSSLGIGPIPPFLSHFSRPEATADLYERTRYIQPSCDTPKHTDEEMWSTGATLPLSLHLFFNLSGIQSQTRHGYQLYVTAAKLRLFKFAEGEAMPSVPLPAESADAGLASDSLEPTLQTLKAVPFFEPPLHYEEKIRVSVHNYTRALKRNRVQKKKLLDSQMALAKEENYMKLDIKLAARWWLASGGRNFGLVIEVEDTDGQRKPITQFFRPRNCSPESSSTRSDELIDPANVASPVLELTLIEMPEGKSVFEVPSNAARGRSDDMESIGSDDGDAFTELMDESSPRRHRHQHSVQAVHTSQEEQADEAVFRVNNHSVKNGIPYNPTVLQVSKHHRTLNPSTSRLGHSQTSNHRSTPSPVPTLATLEDHDLFRDTEDEETTRAETEGSRFQLRPTSLFMQRMMQHHQSQQHHFNSKPAHHLRTKDNRKQ
- the LOC116935808 gene encoding uncharacterized protein LOC116935808 isoform X1, yielding MLNIKRGRAKAVRMKTFAFASERVAAQCLICFVLALTVTECLPLFETATAASASSSTSPYVEDLLRLYNVSNEDVEASRQKQIAIRHSASVNHRHSPPSNRHQQHDQHLSSLHLPDAASPASSLDAQIIIHQRNRSNVTVNMSTRSAFQRKQEVIRNILDFVNQNGRPQMPSGGSSLGIGPIPPFLSHFSRPEATADLYERTRYIQPSCDTPKHTDEEMWSTGATLPLSLHLFFNLSGIQSQTRHGYQLYVTAAKLRLFKFAEGEAMPSVPLPAESADAGLASDSLEPTLQTLKAVPFFEPPLHYEEKIRVSVHNYTRALKRNRVQKKKLLDSQMALAKEENYMKLDIKLAARWWLASGGRNFGLVIEVEDTDGQRKPITQFFRPRNCSPESSSTRSDELIDPANVASPVLELTLIEMPEGKSVFEVPSNAARGRSDDMESIGSDDGDAFTELMDESSPRRHRHQHSVQAVHTSQEEQADEAVFRVNNHSVKNGIPYNPTVLQVSKHHRTLNPSTSRLGHSQTSNHRSTPSPVPTLATLEDHDLFRDTEDEETTRAETEGSRFQLRPTSLFMQRMMQHHQSQQHHFNSKPAHHLRTKDNRKQ